One Verrucomicrobiota bacterium genomic window, ACCAAGCCGCCTTCCGAGGAGTGAACCTCGAGATCGTCTTCGGGAAAATCACCGCCCTGGTGGGACCTTCTGGCTGCGGAAAGTCCAGCCTGCTGCAAAGCCTCAATCGACTGACCGACCTCTTGCCGAGCTGTCGCCTCGAAGGCACCATCACCTGTTGTGGAGAGGACATCCATGAACCCAGCACCGACCTGATAGCCCTCCGGCGGAAAGTGGGGCTCATCTTTCAAAAGCCCTCTCCCTTTCCCTTCTCGATCCGAAAAAACCTCGACTTCCCGCTCCGCGAGCACGGATGGAAGGCGCGCCACGAAAGAGAAGAGAGAATCGAACGCGCGCTCCGGGATGTCGGCCTCTGGGAAGAGGTCAAAGATCGCCTCGACGCGCCAGCCACATCCCTCTCCGGTGGGCAGCAGCAGCGCCTCTGTATCGCCCGGGCTCTCGCCTTAGAGCCAGAGGTGCTGCTCTTGGACGAACCGTGCAGCGCGCTCGACCCGATCTCGAGCGGAGCGGTTGAAGACCTCATCGTGAGACTTCGTGGTCGCTTCACCATCGTAGTCGTCACCCACAACCTGGCCCAAGCCCGAAGAATCGCGGACGACGTGGCCTTCTTCTGGGTGGAAAACGAAGCGGGGAAACTCATCGAGCGCGGTCCCGCCAGCGAACTCTTCCAAGCGCCCCAACACGAACTCACCCGCGCTTACCTCGCGGGATTGCGGGGCTAGAATCGAGGAAAGAAGACCAGCAAAGGACTCTCCCCTTCGACTCTTCCTCCTTCCCTGTCCAGTTCGTCAGAGGAACGTAACCACCAATCCGAATACCAAGCTCCAGAATTGGCTGGTAGAATGGCCGAGTGGATTTCGGGCTAGACCAAGGCGCGACGGGAGCGCGGTGCTAGCACCGGAACCGACGAGCAAAGCAGGGCTGGCTGGAAAGACACCGGCTCCTCCTACCCCGCGCTTCAGCGCCTCTTCCCCACACAACCATTCCCCAATAATACCAGTGAATTCTGGAGGTTGGTATGAGGGCACTAAGGCCTGATGACCATCTTACTGCCTCCGAGTCCTTGTGGAAAGCGAGGGAGCGATGGATGGATACCGGCGGCACCCATGTCGCCCCAACCGGGCATAATGACAAAAATCAAGACACCTCCCCTGCGCCGCGCATTCTCGGCTATC contains:
- a CDS encoding phosphate ABC transporter ATP-binding protein, producing MPSPQPAPAPCAHTGPRPILEARDLSLFYGDQAAFRGVNLEIVFGKITALVGPSGCGKSSLLQSLNRLTDLLPSCRLEGTITCCGEDIHEPSTDLIALRRKVGLIFQKPSPFPFSIRKNLDFPLREHGWKARHEREERIERALRDVGLWEEVKDRLDAPATSLSGGQQQRLCIARALALEPEVLLLDEPCSALDPISSGAVEDLIVRLRGRFTIVVVTHNLAQARRIADDVAFFWVENEAGKLIERGPASELFQAPQHELTRAYLAGLRG